The genomic window CCGCTCGAAGATGAAGAAACGATAAAAAAAGTTAAAGCGATGCACGAAAATGGAGGATGGACTGGTTCAACAGGTTGGCGGTACTCTTGGAGAAAAGAAGAGGCTGAGAAGGCTCTTTTGCGAACCCATACCACAGTGGCAACGATTCGGTATCTAGCCAAACATCCAGATCCTCCAATTAAAGTCTTTTCCATTAGTCGAATTTTCCGCAATGAATCGATTGATGCAACGCATTTGCCAGAGTTCATGCAGATAGAGGGGATCGTCGTTGAGGAAAGTGCGAATTTTGACATGCTCTGTGGTATCCTTAAAGAGTTCTATCGTCGGATGGGATTTGAGAAACTCCGCTTCCGACCTGGATACTTTCCGTACACTGAACCATCGCTCGAAGTTGAGGTGTTTTATAACGGGAAATGGATGGAGCTGGGAGGTGCGGGAATCTTTCGGCCTGAGGTGACCGCACCATTTGGAGTTAAGTGCAATGTGCTTGCATGGGGATTAGGGTTTGAGCGCCTTGCTATGCTTCGTTGGAATCTGTTAGATATCAGGGATCTTTATATCAGCGACATTGACCTATTGAGGGGCAGCCCTTTTTTCTGATCAATTGTAATTTGTCGACGATCTCAGCAGATTTCTCATTCATCCCGAGTATTTTGTATGCCTCCGAAAGTGCCTCCAGAATGTCAGCGGATTGAGCGCTACCTGCAAGACCCATGCTTTTGCTCAGATATCTAATAGCATCTTGTCCATTACCCATTTTTAAGTAAGCCACCCCGAGCTGGTAAAGGGCGCGATCGAGCAATTCGGGATCTTGCTTTTTTGTTTTGAGAGATATCACCTTCATTAGTACTTCTCTTGCCTCATTGAGTTTGCCTAGGCCAATTAATGCGTCGGCGATATCACAGTCAAGTTCTGCGTTCTGATCATTTTCACCAAACCGCTGCCTAGCTTCTCGCAGTAATTCTAGCGCACCGTTTAGATCTCCCTTTGATAATAATATTCGACCTTGTATGATCTTTCCCAGGATTACATCCTGTAGATTGCCTTGCAATGCGAGCATGTTGAGTGCTTTCTCCGCGTATTCAAGATGTCCAGTTTTCCTTGCAACTTCCGCAATAAATAACCAAATCTGCCCCGCATATTTCTTGGAAGGATCCGCAATCCCGTTGAGAATTGATAGAAGGTCCTCGTCTGCGTTTGCAAGCAGATCTTTGCTCCTGCTTGTGATTAGCATTTCCACTTCCCGTTTACGTCCAGCGTTGATCAAATGATATAAGCGTTCTTTATAGTCTCCTTCTTTTAACCAATAGTCTGCTGCAAAACTATGGTAACGTTTAAGGTCAGAAGGATCTACAATTTTCTGAATATACTGTCTAATATTTTGGGGGATCTCGACCAAACCCTTTTCATCCATGGGAAGAATAGGAACGGTGGTATCTGGTAGAGCGCTCCGTCTGAATGGCTTTCTGAATACGCATGCCTGGGCAAGTATTGGTCTGAGTTCGGCGTCTGTGGCGTTCCATAGCTCTTCGCCCTTGCATTTGCGAAGATCAAGCAATGGGCCAATTGCGATACCTTCTTTTTCTGCAAATTCCCTTATCTTTTGTGCGCGCTCCTCTCCACGGGAGGTGAGAAAGTAAACTTTTCGTTTTGTTTTCCCCCTTTTGATGTGTGAAAGTTTTTCGATAACTTCGCCACTTTCTTTTAGTTTCTTGAGCTCGATTGCAGCATGAGCTCTCGAAATCCTTATCGCAAGGGCTATACCGTCTTGACTCACATCAGATGGAACATCATATTCATTTTGATATTTGGAGTACTGAGATAGATGCAGTATGATCCTTTCGGACACCGTGAGATATGGAGTCATCAAGCCAGATTTAGAATACATCTATATAGATGTGCGCTGGTGATTATTATGCATGATAATCAGCAATGAATTCACACCTATATCGACGAATCTGACCTTTCTTGCTTCGATTGAGCATGAAGATCGTCCTCCGTGTCAATATGGCCATAAATGTGAAACGATAGTGTCACAATCGGGTACTCAATCGGTTCCCTCCTCGCAAATTTCAATAGCAGTTAAGGGATGAAGGAATTCTGTCATTGAATGATGATCCCATGAAACTGATTGTCTGTAGCTTGCAGGACAAAGCGAGCATCAATATTAGAAATTCTATTTTTTCAAGCTATAGATGGTCATATGAAGGCGAGTTTGACGATAATGAGGTCTATTCGAATGGAGAAAACCTTTTAGTTAGCATAAATGAACTCCACCTTAATGCCGATAACATTGAAAAGGATATTAGTGAAAAGATGGGTTATGAGGTTGAAGAGATCATTTTTCTTTCCAGACATAAAGCAGCATCGGGGATCCATACTCTAACTGTGCACCCGATCGGAAATTATCTTACAGCAGAATATGGAGGTCTAGATCGGACACTTGTTCCGGCCATGCCTCGAAGAATGACTCAAATGCTCAGAGAAATGAAGCGGTTGGCATCTAATTTAGACTTCGAAGTGAGCTTCGAGGTAACCCATCATGGCCCCTACGCAACAAGACCCACGTGTTTTATTGAAATAGGAAGCGACCAATCTATGTGGGATAATTTAGAGGCTGCGGGAGTAATAGCGAAAAGCGTAATGATAGCAGAAGTTTCTGATGATCCGGTCGCTATCGGTATAGGCGGTGGGCATTATGCACCTCGATTTTCAGAAGTTGCACTCACAAAGAAGATTTCCTTTGGCCATATGATACCAAGCTACGTACTCGAAAAACTTGACGACGAAGGAATCGAAAGAACTCTTAGAATGGCAGCTGAAAATACACCCAATGTAAGATATGCGTACATTCACAGAAAGGCGATGAAACGATCTGACGTCACAAAAATGCTAAGTCTGCTCGCTAAAATCGGTCTAGAAATCGTCGATAGTCAATCGCTCCCCTAACCTCACTCTACTTCAGGCGAAAGCCGCAGATGGGACAAACAATCCAACCCTCTTCAATAGGAGATCCACAGTTAGTGCATTTCAGTTCATCCTTTTTCTTTTTCAAATTTCTATCAACCCCGGCTCCAGAGATCTGGTTGTACCTAGGCCTGATTTCTTGCCGAGCAGGAGACCAAGCCGTCACCGAGCGATGTAGATTCAAATGGTTGAATAGTAGTAATAAAGACCCAGAGAAAATGAGTACCGAGGCAAATGCTGCCAGGAATATTGCTGAGCCATACTTCATTCCCGCAATAATGCCGACTGAGTAGTCCTCTGTTATCCAGAGAACTGTCATCGTAATAAGAATAATACAAACCATCGCAAATAGGAACGACAGCAGGGACCACACACCGATATTAAATTTGATTTCCCTTCTAGCAAGAGCAACTTCTCCAAGTGCCACTAAAAGTAATGCTACGGAAACCGCGATGATTGCAAAAATAATCCAATAACGATCTGAGAAATCTAATAAGTCGTTTACAATGATCGCCTCCGTTGCACCTGGACTTCGATATACCTCAAGCCAAGGGAGAAATGCTGTTGAGATAATCATCAGCGATCCAACGATACAAAAGATCGCTCCGATTATTTGCAGAATAGTTGTCTTTCCCTTCGCAACTCGTATTGGTTGAGGTTTTAGAGTCTGTTTATTCATACAAACATCCCTTCTTTCGAGGCAAATTTCTCAACAAGGAACATAATTGTATCCAATGCTATTTAATCTGATTCTGGCAGTTCTATGCGAATTTCATCCTTACCATGGTAAACTGTTCGGCACGTTCACCACGGCGATTTCAGCCCGTTTGAGCTCAATATCGATTTTAATCCGTTGAAATTAGTAACTGCCGTCGGAAATCCACCTCGATCAGTCTGAAACTATTGTACCTTTGATCTTATTGCCTCTAACTGCGCTTTCCAAATCTCCGAGATCCCGCCCATTCACAATATAAACTGGGATATTTGACTCCATGGCGATTTGAGCCCCTAATTTATCAAATACATCTGATGGTCCAGCTTGATGATCCCCCTTATCTACGAGTTTGATTAGCTCCTCAAATGTAAGTTTTTGATATCTTATTGCATTGCGCACCTTTTTTGGATCGGCAGAATAAGCCGCATCGACGGAAGTAGCGTTCACGATTCTAGCAGAGGAAGACTCTCTCGCTACCATTGCTGCAACAGCATCGGTTGTATGACCTGGTACAGTACCTCCCATTACCACCACAGGATAACTAGACATCAAAACAGATGCTTCTCTTGATGTCGTTGGGATACTCGGTGGTACAATATCTTTAAGAAGGGTTTGCAGAAGCTTAGCATTGAGACGTGTCACTACAATCCCAAGCTCATCTTGTTCCTCTCTGCTCATACCTAGGCTCCTAGCAACCGATATGTAATACCGTGCAATCTTTCCCCCTCCACAAACTATACACAATCTATATTCTTTCGAAAGGGCTCGAATCAAATTCACCAATTTTCTGATGAATTCCGCATCCTCGTCGCCTGGAACCAAAATCGAGCCTCCGATCGAAATCACGACAGATTCCATATGGACACCAACAGATTTAGATAGTGTAATTTCTTTTGGCCTACAAAAAAGAATGGGTTGCTTGAAAAGATGGAATCGACAGCTGCGGTCGATAGACTAACGGATAAGCAAAAATACGATTTTAAGAGGGCACTAGAGGAGCTCAAGCAGCTGCACGGTCGCGGGACCGAACTCATCTCACTTTACATTCCGCCAGAGAAGCAAATTTATGATGTTGCTGCATATCTTAGGAATGAATATTCGCAGTCCTCTAACATTAAATCCCAGAGTACACGTAAAAATGTCCAGGGAGCAATACAATCGATCTTATCACGGTTAAAGGTTTATAAAAAACCGCCTCAGAACGGTCTTGCAATCTTCGTTGGTGAAGTGGCTGTAGGAGGCGATCAAACAAGAATGACGCAGTTTGTGCTTGAGCCGCCGGAGCCTATCACGACATTTCTCTATAGATGCGATTCAGAATTCTATCTAGAGCCGCTCTTAGAAATGTTATCGGAAAAGAAAGCTTATGGATTGATAGTCATTGATCGAAGTGAGGCAACTATTGGGATTTTAAGAGGGAAAAGGGTTCAAGCGATCAAGAATATCCAATCGCTAGTGCCAAGTAAACACCGTATGGGTGGACAGTCAGCGTTAAGATTCGAACGTCTTATTGAAATTGCAGCCCACGAGTTCTTTACAAAAGTTGGCGAGACAGCAAATGAGATTTTTCTCAACATGAAAGACCTTCACGGAATCCTTATTGGAGGACCTGGTCCTACGAAGGATTATTTTTATGAATCTGGATACCTTCATCACGAAATCCAGAAGAAGGTCATTGGCACATTTGACACCGGATATACAGATGAGTATGGCCTGAAAGAGCTGATGGAAAAGGCAAAAGAAAAGCTTGAAGACCTCGATCTAATGAGGGAGAAGAGATTGATGCAACGACTTTTCGAAGAAATTCGAAAAACTGACGGCGGACTAGCGGCATATGGTGAGGAAGAGGTAAGAAGAAACCTCATGATCGGAGCTGTCGACACGCTTCTGGTTTCAGAGGGATTGAGAAAACGTAGAATCACTATTAGTTGTCCCTCATGCGGTTATAGTGAAACGATCACCGCAGATAGTGAGCCACAAAATCTTCAATGTCCTAAGTGCAAAGGACAGGCATTAATTTCGGCGAATGTTGATTTTATCGACGAACTATACGAACTTGCAAGTAACGTGGGAACTAAGGTTGAACTCATTTCTGAGGACTCGGAAGAAGGAGAAATGCTGCTCAAGGCATTTGGTGGCATTGCTGCGATACTCCGATTTAGAACTGGAGGATGAAAACGATGGATCCCCTAGAACCATTCATAAGGGAAATAGAGACCTCGATTCTCCACATATTGAGGGAGACTGGTATTGATGGAGCTTTTACATTAGAGGTTCCTCCAAATGAGATAGCAGATTTCGCGCTTCCATGTTTTCATTTCGCAAGAACGATGAAAAAAGCGCCAACCATAGTAGCTGAGGAAATCCGATCTAAATTACCAGATATGGATTTGATTTCAAAGATCTGGGTGGCAGGGGGATATGTTAATTTTCAATTAAAATATGATACACTTGCTAGACTTACCCTCCAGACTATTATTAGCGAAAGAGATAATTATGGATCCTTTCCAAGAAAGAATTTTAGGATTCTGCTCGAACATACATCAGTGAATCCAACTGGACCGATTCATGTGGGGAGGGCAAGGAATCCATTGATTGGAGATACTTTGGCCAGATGTCTGCGGATGGGAGGATATGACGTCCAAACAGAATACTATGTAAATGATGTTGGTAAACAAGTCATCCTGCTTGTATGGGGCGTTGAAAACATCCCAGAGGAAGATATTAATAAAGGCGATCGTGAAAAGGCTGATCATCGCCTGGTCGCATTTTATCAGAAGGCCAATGAACTCATGGAAAACGATCCAAGAATAAGTGCTGAGATCTCGGAAATGCTGCGCCGATTTGAGATGGGAGACGAAGCGATTGTGAGAAGAGTGCGTGAAATCACCCAACAGATTCTCGATGGAATTAGTCAAAGTTTGAAGGAAGTTAATGTTGAAATTGACAATTTTGTCTGGGAATCACAATTTATTCTCGACGGGAGCGCGAAGCAAATCGTCAAGAAATTGAAAGAAACAAAGTTTGCAAGGGAAGAGGAGGGAGCCTACTATCTTGACCTTGAGGAATACGGAATCGAAGGGCGGGATTCCAAGTTCTTTTTCACAAGAAGTGACGGTACGACTCTTTATACAACCAGAGATCTCGCATATCACCTTGATAAGTTCAAGAGGGCAGACCACGTGATCAATATCCTCGGCGAAGATCAAAAGCTTGGTATGGCACATTTAGAAGCTGCCCTGAGGATTTTGGGGATCAATGAAGCGCCGGAGAACGTATTTTACTCATTTGTATCTCTTCCTGAGGGGCGCATGTCTACGAGAAAGGGGAGAGTAGTCACTCTAGATGATCTGATCGATGAGGCTGAAGAAAGAGCTCTTGAAGAAGTGAAAAAAAGAAGAACAGACCTATCAGAAAGTAAAATGGTTGAAATCGCACGGGAAATCGGGCTAGGTGCAATTCGA from Methanomassiliicoccales archaeon includes these protein-coding regions:
- a CDS encoding tetratricopeptide repeat protein, whose translation is MTPYLTVSERIILHLSQYSKYQNEYDVPSDVSQDGIALAIRISRAHAAIELKKLKESGEVIEKLSHIKRGKTKRKVYFLTSRGEERAQKIREFAEKEGIAIGPLLDLRKCKGEELWNATDAELRPILAQACVFRKPFRRSALPDTTVPILPMDEKGLVEIPQNIRQYIQKIVDPSDLKRYHSFAADYWLKEGDYKERLYHLINAGRKREVEMLITSRSKDLLANADEDLLSILNGIADPSKKYAGQIWLFIAEVARKTGHLEYAEKALNMLALQGNLQDVILGKIIQGRILLSKGDLNGALELLREARQRFGENDQNAELDCDIADALIGLGKLNEAREVLMKVISLKTKKQDPELLDRALYQLGVAYLKMGNGQDAIRYLSKSMGLAGSAQSADILEALSEAYKILGMNEKSAEIVDKLQLIRKKGCPSIGQCR
- a CDS encoding D-aminoacyl-tRNA deacylase; the protein is MKLIVCSLQDKASINIRNSIFSSYRWSYEGEFDDNEVYSNGENLLVSINELHLNADNIEKDISEKMGYEVEEIIFLSRHKAASGIHTLTVHPIGNYLTAEYGGLDRTLVPAMPRRMTQMLREMKRLASNLDFEVSFEVTHHGPYATRPTCFIEIGSDQSMWDNLEAAGVIAKSVMIAEVSDDPVAIGIGGGHYAPRFSEVALTKKISFGHMIPSYVLEKLDDEGIERTLRMAAENTPNVRYAYIHRKAMKRSDVTKMLSLLAKIGLEIVDSQSLP
- a CDS encoding zinc-ribbon domain-containing protein encodes the protein MNKQTLKPQPIRVAKGKTTILQIIGAIFCIVGSLMIISTAFLPWLEVYRSPGATEAIIVNDLLDFSDRYWIIFAIIAVSVALLLVALGEVALARREIKFNIGVWSLLSFLFAMVCIILITMTVLWITEDYSVGIIAGMKYGSAIFLAAFASVLIFSGSLLLLFNHLNLHRSVTAWSPARQEIRPRYNQISGAGVDRNLKKKKDELKCTNCGSPIEEGWIVCPICGFRLK
- the pyrH gene encoding UMP kinase — its product is MESVVISIGGSILVPGDEDAEFIRKLVNLIRALSKEYRLCIVCGGGKIARYYISVARSLGMSREEQDELGIVVTRLNAKLLQTLLKDIVPPSIPTTSREASVLMSSYPVVVMGGTVPGHTTDAVAAMVARESSSARIVNATSVDAAYSADPKKVRNAIRYQKLTFEELIKLVDKGDHQAGPSDVFDKLGAQIAMESNIPVYIVNGRDLGDLESAVRGNKIKGTIVSD
- the prf1 gene encoding peptide chain release factor aRF-1; the protein is MLEKMESTAAVDRLTDKQKYDFKRALEELKQLHGRGTELISLYIPPEKQIYDVAAYLRNEYSQSSNIKSQSTRKNVQGAIQSILSRLKVYKKPPQNGLAIFVGEVAVGGDQTRMTQFVLEPPEPITTFLYRCDSEFYLEPLLEMLSEKKAYGLIVIDRSEATIGILRGKRVQAIKNIQSLVPSKHRMGGQSALRFERLIEIAAHEFFTKVGETANEIFLNMKDLHGILIGGPGPTKDYFYESGYLHHEIQKKVIGTFDTGYTDEYGLKELMEKAKEKLEDLDLMREKRLMQRLFEEIRKTDGGLAAYGEEEVRRNLMIGAVDTLLVSEGLRKRRITISCPSCGYSETITADSEPQNLQCPKCKGQALISANVDFIDELYELASNVGTKVELISEDSEEGEMLLKAFGGIAAILRFRTGG
- the argS gene encoding arginine--tRNA ligase, with amino-acid sequence MDPLEPFIREIETSILHILRETGIDGAFTLEVPPNEIADFALPCFHFARTMKKAPTIVAEEIRSKLPDMDLISKIWVAGGYVNFQLKYDTLARLTLQTIISERDNYGSFPRKNFRILLEHTSVNPTGPIHVGRARNPLIGDTLARCLRMGGYDVQTEYYVNDVGKQVILLVWGVENIPEEDINKGDREKADHRLVAFYQKANELMENDPRISAEISEMLRRFEMGDEAIVRRVREITQQILDGISQSLKEVNVEIDNFVWESQFILDGSAKQIVKKLKETKFAREEEGAYYLDLEEYGIEGRDSKFFFTRSDGTTLYTTRDLAYHLDKFKRADHVINILGEDQKLGMAHLEAALRILGINEAPENVFYSFVSLPEGRMSTRKGRVVTLDDLIDEAEERALEEVKKRRTDLSESKMVEIAREIGLGAIRYNIIRIQAEKPIVFKWHEALNFEGNSAPFVQYAHARACSILKKAGHYDHVIDPLLLSDQYEIRLIKVLARFPSVIREAGEKRRIHLLPAYGHELASAFNQFYTYVPVLKGGERINARLTLVESTMWTLRNCLNVMGIGSPEEM